From Acidovorax sp. FHTAMBA, one genomic window encodes:
- a CDS encoding nickel-dependent hydrogenase large subunit, producing the protein MTRLLVGPFNRVEGDLEVQLDVQGDRVASAQVNATMYRGFEQILQGKAPHDALVYVPRICGICSVSQSVASARALAHLGGIAMPANGQHASNVILATENLADHLTHFYLFFMPDFARPVYAGHGWHAEAVRRFAPNRGEQVRAATAARQRWFTLLGTLGGKWPHTQSIEPGGSTRPIDAAERVRLLSRVREFRSFLERQLFAAPLEAINSIDSEDALWTWHAQAPLSGDLRFFLTLVRELQLHTLGPGPGRYLSYGAYAQPDGGWALPGGVWRADMARLDAVDASAITEDATHAWLADGSGPLHPLQGQTRPDPDKARGYTWNKAPRLGGEVIETGAIARQLAAGHPLVRDAVVRCGGNVYTRVLARVLELARVVPMMEDWLGALRPTEPFCVPSELPDEGSGVGLSEAARGSLGHWVVLRNGRIANYQIVAPTSWNFSPRDAAGIPGALEQALVNAPVREGEKTPVAVQHIVRSFDPCMVCTVH; encoded by the coding sequence ATGACACGTCTGCTCGTTGGCCCCTTCAACCGCGTCGAAGGCGATCTGGAAGTCCAGCTCGACGTGCAGGGCGACCGCGTGGCCTCGGCGCAGGTCAACGCCACCATGTACCGCGGCTTCGAGCAGATCCTGCAGGGCAAGGCGCCGCACGATGCGCTGGTGTACGTGCCACGCATCTGTGGCATCTGCTCGGTGTCGCAGTCGGTGGCTTCGGCGCGCGCGCTGGCGCACCTGGGTGGCATCGCCATGCCGGCCAACGGGCAGCACGCGAGCAACGTGATCCTGGCGACCGAGAACCTGGCCGACCACCTCACGCACTTCTACCTGTTCTTCATGCCCGACTTTGCGCGCCCGGTGTACGCCGGCCACGGCTGGCATGCCGAGGCGGTGCGCCGTTTTGCGCCTAACCGCGGTGAGCAGGTGCGCGCGGCCACCGCGGCGCGCCAGCGCTGGTTCACTTTGCTGGGCACGCTGGGTGGCAAGTGGCCGCACACGCAGTCCATCGAACCCGGTGGCAGCACGCGCCCCATCGACGCCGCCGAGCGCGTGCGGCTGCTCTCGCGTGTGCGCGAGTTCCGCTCATTCCTGGAACGCCAGCTGTTTGCCGCGCCACTGGAAGCCATCAACAGCATCGACAGCGAAGACGCGCTGTGGACTTGGCACGCACAAGCTCCGCTGAGCGGCGACCTCCGTTTCTTCCTCACGCTGGTGCGGGAGCTGCAGTTGCACACGCTCGGCCCCGGGCCGGGTCGCTACCTGAGCTACGGCGCCTATGCCCAGCCCGATGGAGGCTGGGCTCTGCCCGGTGGCGTGTGGCGCGCCGATATGGCGCGGCTCGACGCGGTGGACGCCAGCGCCATCACCGAAGACGCCACACACGCGTGGCTGGCCGACGGCAGCGGCCCGTTGCACCCGCTGCAGGGCCAGACCCGGCCCGACCCCGACAAGGCGCGCGGCTACACCTGGAACAAGGCGCCGCGTCTTGGTGGCGAAGTGATCGAGACCGGTGCCATCGCGCGCCAGCTCGCCGCCGGCCACCCCCTAGTGCGCGATGCGGTGGTGCGCTGTGGCGGTAACGTCTATACCCGCGTGCTCGCGCGTGTTCTGGAGCTCGCGCGCGTGGTCCCCATGATGGAAGACTGGCTCGGCGCTCTGCGCCCGACAGAGCCTTTCTGCGTGCCGTCCGAGTTGCCCGACGAGGGCAGTGGCGTCGGCCTGTCGGAAGCCGCGCGCGGCAGCCTGGGGCACTGGGTGGTCCTGAGGAACGGGCGCATCGCCAACTACCAGATCGTGGCGCCCACCAGCTGGAACTTCTCGCCACGAGACGCCGCCGGCATACCGGGCGCACTCGAACAGGCGCTGGTGAACGCGCCGGTGCGCGAAGGCGAGAAGACACCGGTGGCTGTGCAGCACATCGTTCGCTCGTTCGACCCGTGCATGGTCTGCACCGTCCACTGA
- a CDS encoding ATP-binding protein: MNKPRPPSLPLPTGPMDGVDESTWMDVIQKMDEVYTRLIDDEVELEKKNAELEQSQQFIFSVLTSMSDVLVVCDDSGVIEQANAALCELTGRPEEQLRGTPLYGLLADAQSQELARAAMEKADAPRAGEGIELNLLDRQGQAVSVDANCTPRIGERGRRVGTVWVGRPTAELKRAYHEMRAAHEALKRTQQQLLHSEKMASLGQLVAGVAHELNNPISFVLGNVHALSKYSDRLRTYLAAMHAHEPPAVLDEMRRKLRIEHLLADLPSLIEGTLEGAQRTADIVHGLKRFSAMDSEERKPVNLVDVIERAVHWVQKGLSTPIDVQWAGGAPCTVMGSAGQLQQVMMNLLQNGFDAVGQHAAPRIWVSIDQADGMARVVLRDNGPGIPPEHLLRIFDPFFTTKPVGKGTGLGLSISYGIVEQHGGRLSARNAESDAERGGAEFVLELPLAPQA; the protein is encoded by the coding sequence ATGAACAAGCCGCGCCCGCCCAGTCTGCCGCTTCCCACCGGCCCGATGGATGGTGTGGACGAATCCACCTGGATGGACGTCATCCAGAAGATGGACGAGGTCTACACCCGGCTGATCGACGATGAGGTCGAACTTGAGAAGAAGAACGCCGAGCTGGAGCAGTCGCAACAGTTCATCTTCAGCGTGCTCACCTCCATGTCCGACGTGCTGGTGGTCTGCGACGACAGCGGCGTGATCGAGCAGGCCAACGCCGCGCTCTGCGAGCTGACCGGGCGCCCCGAGGAGCAGCTGCGCGGCACGCCGCTCTACGGCCTGCTGGCCGACGCTCAGAGCCAGGAGCTGGCGCGTGCGGCGATGGAAAAGGCCGACGCACCGCGTGCAGGCGAGGGCATCGAACTCAACCTGCTGGACCGGCAAGGCCAGGCCGTCTCGGTGGATGCGAACTGCACACCGCGCATCGGCGAGCGGGGCCGTCGCGTCGGCACGGTGTGGGTGGGTCGTCCGACGGCCGAGCTCAAGCGCGCGTACCACGAGATGCGCGCCGCGCACGAGGCCTTGAAGCGCACGCAGCAGCAGCTGCTGCACTCCGAGAAGATGGCCTCGCTCGGCCAGCTGGTAGCTGGCGTGGCACACGAGCTCAACAACCCGATCAGCTTCGTGCTGGGCAACGTGCACGCGCTCAGCAAGTACAGCGACCGACTGCGCACCTACCTCGCTGCGATGCATGCTCACGAGCCGCCGGCCGTGCTGGATGAGATGCGACGCAAGCTGCGAATCGAGCACCTGCTGGCCGATCTGCCCTCGCTGATTGAGGGCACGCTGGAAGGCGCGCAGCGCACAGCCGACATCGTGCATGGCCTCAAACGCTTCTCGGCGATGGATTCAGAGGAGCGCAAACCGGTCAACCTGGTGGACGTGATCGAGCGCGCCGTGCACTGGGTGCAGAAGGGGCTTTCGACGCCCATCGATGTGCAATGGGCCGGCGGCGCACCCTGCACCGTGATGGGCAGCGCCGGCCAGTTGCAGCAGGTGATGATGAACCTGCTGCAGAACGGCTTTGACGCCGTGGGCCAGCACGCGGCACCGCGCATCTGGGTGAGCATCGACCAGGCCGATGGCATGGCACGCGTGGTGCTGCGCGACAACGGCCCGGGCATTCCGCCCGAGCACCTGCTGCGCATCTTCGATCCCTTCTTCACCACCAAACCGGTGGGCAAGGGCACGGGCCTGGGCCTGTCGATCAGCTACGGCATCGTGGAGCAGCACGGCGGACGGCTGAGCGCCCGCAACGCGGAATCCGATGCCGAGCGTGGCGGTGCCGAGTTTGTGCTGGAGCTGCCGCTGGCACCTCAGGCGTAG
- a CDS encoding HupU protein, which yields MNVLWLQSGGCGGCSMSLLCADTTDFQGHLRDAGIHLLWHPSLSMESGDELLDLLDAVLDGRTRLDALCVEGSLLRGPNGTGRFHMLAGTQLPMIDWVRRLSARAKHVVAVGSCAAWGGITAGGDNPTDACGLQYEDDEAGGLLGAAFRSASGLPVINVAGCPTHPSWVIDTLMALAADSFGADDLDPLNRPRFYADQLVHHGCTRNEYYEFKASAEKPSDLGCMMEHMGCKGTQVHADCNTRLWNGEGSCTRGGYACIACTEPGFQEPGHPFHETPKLAGIPIGLPTDMPKAWFVALASLSKSATPKRVKHNAVADHLVVKPAVRKTRLK from the coding sequence TTGAACGTTCTTTGGCTTCAGAGCGGTGGGTGCGGCGGCTGCAGCATGTCGCTGCTGTGCGCGGACACGACCGACTTTCAGGGCCACCTGCGCGACGCAGGCATCCACCTGCTCTGGCATCCCTCGCTGTCGATGGAGAGCGGCGACGAACTGCTGGACCTGCTCGACGCGGTGCTCGACGGCCGCACGCGGCTGGACGCGCTGTGCGTAGAAGGTTCGCTGCTGCGCGGCCCGAACGGCACCGGCCGTTTCCACATGCTGGCCGGCACGCAGCTGCCGATGATCGACTGGGTGCGCCGGCTCAGCGCGCGCGCGAAACACGTGGTGGCCGTGGGCAGCTGCGCGGCCTGGGGCGGCATAACCGCCGGTGGCGACAACCCCACCGACGCGTGCGGTCTGCAATACGAAGACGACGAAGCGGGTGGCCTGCTCGGCGCGGCTTTCCGCTCGGCCAGTGGCCTGCCAGTGATCAATGTGGCCGGATGCCCGACGCACCCGAGCTGGGTGATCGACACACTGATGGCGCTGGCCGCCGACAGCTTCGGCGCAGACGACCTCGACCCGCTCAACCGCCCGCGCTTCTACGCCGACCAGCTGGTGCACCACGGCTGCACGCGCAACGAGTACTACGAGTTCAAGGCGAGTGCAGAGAAGCCGTCCGACCTCGGCTGCATGATGGAACACATGGGTTGCAAGGGCACGCAGGTGCACGCCGACTGCAACACGCGGCTGTGGAACGGCGAAGGCTCGTGCACCCGCGGCGGCTATGCCTGCATCGCCTGTACCGAACCGGGCTTCCAGGAACCCGGCCACCCGTTCCACGAAACGCCCAAGCTCGCCGGCATTCCCATCGGCCTGCCCACCGACATGCCCAAGGCCTGGTTCGTGGCGCTGGCGTCGCTCTCCAAGAGCGCCACGCCGAAGCGCGTGAAGCACAACGCGGTGGCCGACCACCTCGTCGTCAAGCCGGCTGTGCGGAAGACACGCTTGAAATGA
- a CDS encoding sigma-54 dependent transcriptional regulator: MNAPLPIDALPTVLVVDDEVRSQDAMRRTLDEDFTVFTASSADEARGLLERQPVSVILCDQRMPGITGVAFLKEVRERWPEAVRIVISGYTDSEDIIAGINEAGIYQYILKPWAPDHLLDSVRNAVEAQSLQRQTSRLDLELRTSTGVLRQRTATQIDRARASFGFDRIVRAPGSPLDAVCAMSQRVARYDIAVLVLGESGTGKELLARAVHYASPRLTGPFVVENCAAIPDTLLESELFGHKRGAFTGAYEDHPGLFQRAHGGTVFLDEIGETSPAFQVKLLRVLQEGEVRPVGGARPMPVDVRVIAATHRDLEQRVRDGLFREDLYYRLAGVTLTVPPLRERAADIAPIAHQLVQDVANELGHPGASLPDATLACLLAYPWPGNIRELRNEIARALALQDGRELEAASFSARVLQGHGKGGEDLQAALPTSGTLAERLDVIEAMVLRETLQRHRWNKTRVAQELGLSRVGLRGKMQRLGLEK, from the coding sequence ATGAACGCGCCATTGCCCATCGACGCCCTGCCCACCGTGCTGGTGGTGGACGACGAGGTGCGCTCGCAGGACGCGATGCGCCGCACGCTGGACGAGGACTTCACCGTGTTCACCGCCAGCAGCGCCGACGAGGCGCGCGGCCTGCTGGAGCGCCAGCCGGTGAGTGTGATCCTGTGCGACCAGCGCATGCCGGGCATCACCGGCGTGGCCTTCCTCAAGGAAGTGCGCGAGCGCTGGCCCGAGGCGGTGCGCATCGTGATCTCGGGCTACACCGACAGCGAGGACATCATTGCCGGCATCAACGAGGCCGGCATCTACCAGTACATCCTCAAGCCCTGGGCGCCCGACCACCTGCTGGACTCGGTGCGCAACGCGGTGGAGGCGCAGTCGCTGCAGCGCCAGACCAGCCGGCTCGACCTGGAGCTGCGCACCAGCACCGGCGTGCTGCGCCAGCGCACCGCCACGCAGATCGACCGCGCGCGCGCCAGCTTCGGTTTCGACCGCATCGTGCGCGCGCCGGGCAGCCCGCTGGACGCCGTGTGCGCGATGTCGCAGCGCGTGGCGCGCTACGACATCGCGGTGCTCGTGCTCGGCGAGTCGGGCACCGGCAAGGAATTGCTGGCGCGCGCGGTGCACTACGCCTCGCCGCGCCTGACCGGCCCCTTCGTGGTGGAGAACTGCGCGGCCATTCCCGACACGCTGCTCGAGTCCGAACTGTTCGGCCACAAGCGCGGCGCCTTCACCGGCGCCTACGAAGACCACCCCGGCCTGTTCCAGCGCGCGCACGGCGGCACCGTGTTCCTCGACGAGATCGGCGAGACCTCGCCCGCGTTCCAGGTGAAGCTGCTGCGCGTGCTGCAGGAAGGCGAGGTGCGGCCCGTGGGCGGCGCGCGCCCGATGCCGGTGGACGTGCGCGTGATCGCCGCCACCCACCGCGACCTGGAGCAGCGCGTGCGCGACGGCCTGTTCCGCGAAGACCTGTACTACCGGCTGGCGGGCGTCACGCTCACCGTGCCGCCGCTGCGCGAGCGCGCGGCCGACATCGCGCCCATCGCGCACCAGCTGGTGCAGGACGTGGCAAACGAGCTGGGCCACCCCGGCGCCTCGCTGCCCGACGCCACGCTGGCCTGCCTGCTCGCCTACCCCTGGCCCGGCAACATCCGCGAGCTGCGCAACGAGATCGCGCGCGCGCTCGCGCTGCAGGACGGGCGCGAGCTGGAAGCCGCGTCGTTCTCGGCGCGCGTGCTGCAAGGCCACGGCAAGGGCGGCGAAGACCTGCAGGCCGCCCTGCCCACCAGCGGCACGCTGGCCGAGCGGCTGGACGTGATCGAGGCGATGGTGCTGCGCGAGACCCTGCAGCGCCACCGCTGGAACAAGACCCGCGTGGCGCAGGAACTCGGCCTCTCGCGCGTGGGCCTGCGCGGCAAGATGCAACGCCTGGGACTGGAGAAGTGA
- the hypE gene encoding hydrogenase expression/formation protein HypE, which yields MRADIDQTASGEAPAPKPVKKNYTRPLDIKHGRVDMGHGAGGKAAAQLIEELFLAAFDNPYLRQGDDGARLPLPAFPNGQGRLVMATDGHVVSPLFFPGGDVGCLSVHGTVNDVAMSGATPLWLSASFILEEGFPLAELQRIVRSMAAAARAAGVPIVTGDTKVVEKGKGDGVFISTTGIGVVPPGVDIAGRNARAGDVLLLSGTIGDHGVAVLSQRESLAFETTIESDTAALHTLVAAMLHAAPGAVRVLRDPTRGGLATTLNEIARQSGVGMLLQEAAIPVRAQVDAACELLGLDPLYVANEGKLVAVCAPEAADAVLAAMRAHPLGAEAARIGEVTTDPHHFVQMATRFGGRRVVDWLSGEQLPRIC from the coding sequence ATGAGAGCCGACATCGACCAGACCGCCAGCGGCGAGGCCCCGGCGCCGAAGCCGGTGAAGAAGAACTACACCCGACCGCTCGACATCAAACACGGCCGCGTGGACATGGGCCACGGCGCGGGCGGCAAGGCGGCGGCGCAGCTGATCGAGGAACTGTTCCTCGCCGCCTTCGACAACCCTTACCTGCGCCAGGGCGACGACGGCGCGCGCCTGCCGCTGCCCGCGTTCCCGAACGGCCAGGGCCGGCTGGTGATGGCCACCGACGGCCACGTGGTCTCGCCGCTGTTCTTTCCCGGCGGCGACGTGGGTTGCCTGTCGGTGCACGGCACGGTGAACGACGTGGCCATGTCCGGCGCCACGCCGCTGTGGCTGAGCGCGAGCTTCATCCTGGAAGAAGGTTTTCCGCTGGCCGAGCTGCAGCGCATCGTGCGTTCCATGGCGGCGGCCGCGCGCGCCGCCGGCGTGCCCATCGTCACCGGCGACACCAAGGTGGTGGAGAAGGGCAAGGGCGACGGCGTGTTCATCAGCACCACCGGCATCGGCGTGGTGCCGCCGGGCGTGGACATCGCCGGGCGCAACGCGCGCGCGGGCGACGTGCTGCTGCTCTCCGGCACCATCGGCGACCACGGCGTGGCGGTGCTCTCGCAGCGCGAGTCGCTCGCGTTCGAGACCACCATTGAAAGCGACACCGCCGCGCTGCACACGCTGGTGGCCGCCATGCTGCACGCCGCGCCGGGCGCGGTGCGCGTGCTGCGCGACCCCACGCGCGGCGGGCTGGCCACCACGCTGAACGAGATCGCGCGCCAGTCCGGCGTGGGCATGCTGCTGCAGGAGGCCGCCATTCCGGTGCGCGCCCAGGTGGACGCGGCCTGCGAACTGCTCGGCCTGGACCCGCTGTACGTGGCCAACGAAGGCAAGCTGGTCGCGGTGTGTGCGCCCGAGGCGGCCGACGCGGTGCTGGCCGCCATGCGCGCCCATCCACTGGGCGCCGAGGCCGCGCGCATCGGCGAGGTCACCACCGACCCGCACCACTTCGTGCAGATGGCCACGCGTTTCGGCGGGCGGCGCGTGGTCGACTGGCTCAGCGGTGAACAGCTTCCCAGGATATGTTGA
- a CDS encoding enoyl-CoA hydratase-related protein — MSAAPGGLRILLLCHSFNSLTQRLFAELRARGHTVSVELDINDRVTEEAVALFRPDLLLAPFLKRRIPASVWQALTCLVVHPGPPGDQGPSALDWAVLRGERTWGVTVLQANADFDAGPVWAHAAFAMREASKGSLYRREVTQAALQATLAAVQRFGNGERHGDAPPPAQWRPAMRQADRAIDWARHGTAEVLARLRCADGQPGVLDALWGHACHLGDGHAASAATMAAFAHAAPGEVLAVRDGALLRRTRDGGVWIGQARRVADGAPGFKQAAADAFATEALALRRLPVPLQRADDEWSELRYTEHGPDGARVGCLRFDFHNGAMSIARCERLRDALLELRERPVRVLMLLGGEDFFSNGIDLNAIEAAAHRPGDSAADASWRHIQAMNDAALAVIETPDRLTVSVLRGNAGAGGAFLALAADEVWAHGGVVLNPHYKNMGNLYGSEYWTYLLPRRLSEAGAKALMAQRLPLLAREAAAMGLIDHCDDGAREGFETRCLERALALAASYNLPQRLAARQATRERDENLRPLAHHREQELARMHRNFYGFDPSYHVARHHFVHKVPHAWTPRHLALHR; from the coding sequence ATGAGCGCAGCACCCGGCGGCCTGCGCATCCTGTTGCTGTGCCACAGCTTCAACAGCCTCACGCAGCGCCTGTTCGCCGAGCTGCGCGCGCGCGGCCACACGGTGAGCGTGGAACTCGACATCAACGACCGCGTGACCGAAGAGGCCGTGGCGCTGTTCCGGCCCGACCTGCTGCTCGCGCCCTTTCTCAAGCGCCGCATACCGGCCAGCGTGTGGCAGGCGCTCACCTGCCTGGTGGTGCACCCCGGCCCACCGGGCGACCAGGGGCCGAGCGCGCTGGACTGGGCGGTGCTGCGCGGCGAGCGCACATGGGGCGTGACGGTGCTGCAGGCCAACGCCGATTTCGACGCCGGCCCGGTGTGGGCGCACGCGGCGTTTGCCATGCGCGAAGCTAGCAAGGGCAGCCTGTACCGCCGCGAGGTCACGCAGGCCGCGCTGCAGGCCACGCTCGCCGCCGTGCAGCGTTTCGGGAACGGCGAGCGCCATGGCGATGCACCACCACCCGCGCAATGGCGGCCCGCGATGCGGCAGGCCGACCGCGCCATCGACTGGGCGCGGCACGGCACCGCCGAGGTGCTGGCGCGGCTGCGCTGCGCCGACGGCCAGCCCGGCGTGCTCGATGCGCTCTGGGGCCACGCCTGCCACCTGGGCGACGGCCACGCCGCTTCTGCCGCCACGATGGCGGCTTTCGCGCACGCCGCGCCGGGTGAGGTGCTGGCGGTGCGCGATGGCGCGCTGCTGCGCCGCACGCGCGATGGCGGCGTGTGGATCGGCCAGGCGCGCCGCGTGGCCGACGGCGCACCCGGCTTCAAGCAGGCCGCGGCCGACGCCTTCGCCACCGAGGCCCTCGCCCTGCGCCGCCTGCCCGTGCCGCTGCAACGCGCCGACGACGAGTGGAGCGAGCTGCGCTACACCGAACACGGCCCCGACGGCGCGCGCGTGGGTTGCCTGCGCTTCGACTTCCACAACGGTGCGATGTCCATCGCGCGCTGCGAGCGCCTGCGCGACGCGCTGCTCGAACTGCGAGAGCGGCCGGTGCGCGTGCTCATGCTGCTGGGGGGTGAAGACTTCTTCAGCAACGGCATCGACCTCAACGCCATCGAGGCGGCCGCGCACCGGCCCGGCGACAGCGCGGCCGACGCCTCGTGGCGCCACATCCAGGCGATGAACGACGCGGCGCTCGCCGTGATCGAGACGCCGGACCGCCTCACCGTGAGCGTGCTGCGCGGCAACGCGGGCGCGGGCGGTGCCTTCCTGGCGCTGGCGGCGGACGAGGTGTGGGCGCACGGTGGCGTGGTGCTCAACCCGCACTACAAGAACATGGGCAACCTCTACGGCTCCGAGTACTGGACCTACCTGCTGCCGCGCCGCCTGAGTGAGGCCGGCGCGAAGGCGCTGATGGCGCAGCGCCTGCCGCTGCTGGCGCGCGAGGCCGCGGCGATGGGCCTGATCGACCACTGCGACGATGGGGCACGCGAGGGCTTCGAAACGCGCTGCCTGGAACGCGCGCTGGCGCTCGCGGCCTCCTACAATCTGCCGCAGAGGCTGGCGGCCCGCCAGGCCACCCGCGAGCGCGATGAAAACCTTCGCCCGCTGGCCCACCACCGCGAACAGGAACTCGCGCGCATGCACCGCAATTTCTACGGCTTCGATCCCAGCTACCACGTCGCGCGCCACCACTTCGTGCACAAGGTGCCGCACGCCTGGACGCCGCGCCACCTGGCCTTGCACCGATGA
- a CDS encoding HypC/HybG/HupF family hydrogenase formation chaperone: MCLAIPARLVELRPDDQAVVDLGGIRKEISIALVADVQVGDYVIVHVGHAIGTIDPEEAERTLAMFAEMAQLNEDVVVETIK; the protein is encoded by the coding sequence ATGTGCCTAGCCATACCCGCGCGGCTGGTGGAGCTGCGACCCGACGACCAGGCCGTGGTCGACCTCGGTGGCATCCGCAAGGAGATCTCCATCGCCCTGGTCGCCGACGTGCAGGTGGGCGACTACGTGATCGTGCACGTGGGCCACGCCATCGGCACCATCGACCCCGAAGAGGCCGAGCGCACGCTCGCGATGTTCGCGGAGATGGCGCAGCTGAATGAAGACGTGGTGGTGGAGACGATCAAATGA
- the hypD gene encoding hydrogenase formation protein HypD, whose amino-acid sequence MKYIDEFRDGELAQQIGARIAAEADPARTYSFMEFCGGHTHAISRYGVMELLPPNVKMVHGPGCPVCVLPIGRIDQAIGLALAQGAIVCTYGDTMRVPASESLSLIRAKARGGDIRMVYSAADALTIARQNPQREVVFFAIGFETTTPPTALTLQLAKREGLTNFSVLCCHVLTPSAITHILESPEVRQYGTVPIDGFVGPAHVSIVIGSGPYEHFAGEYRKPVVIAGFEPLDVMQAILMLVRQVNEGRAQVENQFRRAVTSEGNLKAQAVVSEVFELRPSFEWRGLGEVPYSALKIREAYAAFDAERRFALDYKPVADNKACECGAILRGVKRPTDCKIFGTVCTPENPVGSCMVSSEGACAAHYTYGRFRDIPVVAATEEATP is encoded by the coding sequence ATGAAATACATCGACGAATTCCGCGACGGCGAACTCGCCCAGCAGATCGGCGCGCGCATCGCCGCCGAGGCCGACCCGGCGCGCACCTACAGCTTCATGGAGTTCTGCGGCGGCCACACGCACGCGATCTCGCGCTACGGCGTGATGGAGCTGCTGCCGCCCAACGTGAAGATGGTGCATGGCCCCGGCTGCCCGGTGTGCGTGCTGCCCATCGGCCGCATCGACCAGGCCATCGGCCTCGCGCTCGCGCAGGGCGCCATCGTCTGCACCTATGGCGACACCATGCGCGTGCCGGCTTCGGAAAGCCTTTCATTGATCCGCGCGAAGGCGCGCGGCGGCGACATCCGCATGGTGTATTCCGCCGCCGACGCGCTCACCATCGCGCGGCAGAACCCGCAGCGCGAGGTGGTGTTCTTCGCCATCGGTTTCGAGACCACCACGCCACCCACCGCCCTCACCCTGCAGCTCGCGAAGCGCGAAGGCCTGACCAACTTCAGCGTGCTGTGCTGCCACGTGCTCACGCCCTCGGCCATCACGCACATCCTCGAATCGCCCGAGGTGCGCCAGTACGGCACCGTGCCCATCGACGGCTTCGTCGGCCCCGCGCACGTGAGCATCGTGATCGGCTCCGGCCCCTACGAACACTTCGCCGGGGAATACCGCAAGCCGGTCGTCATCGCGGGGTTCGAACCGCTGGATGTGATGCAGGCCATCCTGATGCTGGTGCGCCAGGTCAACGAAGGCCGCGCGCAGGTGGAGAACCAGTTCCGCCGCGCCGTCACCTCCGAAGGCAACCTGAAGGCGCAGGCCGTGGTGTCCGAGGTGTTCGAGCTGCGGCCCAGCTTCGAATGGCGCGGCCTGGGCGAGGTGCCGTACAGCGCGCTGAAGATTCGCGAGGCCTACGCGGCCTTCGACGCCGAGCGCCGCTTTGCGCTCGACTACAAGCCGGTGGCCGACAACAAGGCCTGCGAGTGCGGCGCGATCCTGCGCGGCGTGAAGCGGCCGACCGACTGCAAGATCTTCGGCACCGTGTGCACGCCCGAGAACCCGGTGGGCTCGTGCATGGTGTCGAGCGAAGGCGCCTGCGCGGCGCACTACACCTACGGGCGCTTCCGCGACATTCCGGTCGTGGCCGCCACCGAGGAGGCCACACCATGA
- the fba gene encoding class II fructose-bisphosphate aldolase (catalyzes the reversible aldol condensation of dihydroxyacetonephosphate and glyceraldehyde 3-phosphate in the Calvin cycle, glycolysis, and/or gluconeogenesis) — MALVSLRQVLDHAAEHGYGVPAFNVNNLEQILAIMEAAQETDSPVILQASAGARKYAGEAYLRHMVLAAVEAHPDLPVVLHQDHGATPAVCMQSIRSGFTSVMMDGSLREDGKTPATYDYNLAVTRRVCDMAHAVGVSVEGELGCLGSLETGEAGEEDGVGAVGKLTHDMMLTDPDQAEDFVRRTGVDALAIAIGTSHGAYKFTRQPTGDILAIDRIAAIHAKVPNTHLVMHGSSSVPQEWLAIIREHGGDIKETYGVPVEEIRRGIQNGVRKVNIDTDIRLAMTGAMRQTFAKERSEFDPRKALLAAKKAARGVCRERFEAFGSAGQAGKMKPVPLDAMADSYA, encoded by the coding sequence ATGGCGCTCGTTTCCCTCCGACAGGTGCTCGATCACGCAGCCGAACATGGCTACGGCGTGCCCGCCTTCAACGTCAACAACCTTGAACAGATCCTCGCCATCATGGAAGCCGCGCAGGAGACCGACAGCCCGGTGATCCTGCAGGCCTCGGCCGGCGCGCGCAAGTACGCGGGCGAGGCCTACCTGCGCCACATGGTGCTGGCGGCGGTGGAGGCCCACCCCGACCTGCCCGTGGTGCTGCACCAGGACCACGGCGCCACGCCGGCGGTGTGCATGCAGTCGATCCGCTCCGGCTTCACCAGCGTGATGATGGACGGCTCGCTGCGCGAGGACGGCAAGACGCCGGCCACCTACGACTACAACCTCGCGGTGACACGCCGCGTCTGCGACATGGCGCATGCCGTGGGCGTGTCGGTGGAGGGTGAACTCGGTTGCCTGGGTTCGCTGGAAACCGGCGAGGCGGGTGAAGAAGACGGCGTGGGCGCGGTGGGCAAACTTACGCACGACATGATGCTGACCGATCCCGACCAGGCCGAGGACTTCGTGCGCCGCACCGGCGTGGACGCACTGGCGATCGCCATCGGCACCAGTCACGGCGCCTACAAGTTCACGCGCCAGCCCACCGGCGACATTCTCGCCATCGACCGCATTGCAGCCATCCACGCCAAGGTGCCGAACACGCATTTGGTGATGCACGGCAGCTCCAGCGTGCCGCAGGAGTGGCTGGCCATCATCCGCGAGCACGGTGGCGACATCAAGGAAACCTACGGCGTGCCGGTGGAAGAGATCCGGCGTGGCATCCAGAACGGCGTGCGCAAGGTGAACATCGACACCGATATCCGCCTGGCCATGACCGGCGCCATGCGCCAGACCTTCGCGAAGGAACGCAGCGAGTTCGATCCGCGCAAGGCGCTGCTGGCCGCCAAGAAGGCCGCGCGCGGCGTGTGCCGAGAACGCTTCGAAGCGTTTGGCAGCGCGGGACAGGCAGGAAAGATGAAACCCGTGCCGCTGGACGCAATGGCCGACAGCTACGCCTGA